The following nucleotide sequence is from Metamycoplasma phocicerebrale.
TCCGTAAGCAATAAGAGGTAACCCGGCAACTACTGCTGCACCACCTATCGCAATTCCAGAAATAAGTAAAGCTTTTTTTGATTTTGGAGTCATATTTACTAATTCCTTTTTTTATTAATATTAATAATATTTTTTTAAATTTAAAAAATTTTTTCGTAACAAAAAAATATGTTACGTAATTAAATTTTATAACACTTTTGCTTTTCAATTTTAATTTTAATAAAAATACACTAATTTTTAAGCTTATTATAAAGATTTTACTTTATTAAATACTATAATTATTTATGATTAAAAAATACAAATTATTACAATTTATGGAAATTTCTAGGAGAAATATGAAAAAAAAAATAATACTCACAATAATAGATGGTTTAGGAATAAGAAAAGAAACACAAGGCAATGCTTTTGCTTTGTCAAATCATCCCACTTTTGATATTTTGTTAAATGAATACCCTAATTCAATTTTGGAAGCATCTGGAAAATTTGTAGGATTGCCAGATAATCAAATTGGCAATTCTGAGGTTGGACACTTAAATATAGGAGCAGGAAGAATAGTATATACAGGCTTGTCTTTAATTAATCAAGAAATTAAAAATAATACTTTTCAAAAAAATAAAGCTTTGAATCTTATTATTGAAGACGCAATCGAGAAAGAAAAAACTTTGCATTTATTAGGTCTACTCAGTGATGGGGGAGTTCATTCTTATGACAAACACTTGTTTGAAATAATTAAATTAGCAAACTTTAGGGGCCTAAAAAAAGTATCTATTCACATTTTTGGCGATGGCAGAGATGTTAAACCTCAATCAATTAAAAAATCATTAAATGAATTAGAAAAATTAACAAAAAAATTTGAATACACAATTTCAAGTATTTCTGGAAGATACTATGCAATGGATAGAGATCAAGTTTTTGAAAGAAACGAATTAGCTTTTGAAGCTATATTAGGAAAATCTAAAAATATATTTAAAGATATAAATGAATATGTCGATAACCAATATAATGAAAAAATATATGATGAATTTTTTATTCCTGCTCAATATGAAAATGGCTTATTTTTAAAAGAAAATGATAATGTATTATTTTTTAACTTTCGGCCAGATAGAGCCAGACAACTAAGTCATTTAATTTTAAATAGTAATTTATATGAATATAAACCTAAAAATAAGATAAAAATAAATCTATTTTGCTCATTAATGAAATATGAAGGTATTAAATCGTTAATAGCTTTTGAAGAAATGAAAATAGAAAACCCATTAGGTAAAGTTTTGGAAAATAATAAAATAAAACAACTTAGATTAGCTGAGACTCAAAAATATGCCCATGTGACTTTTTTTATGGATGGCGGAATTGATATTGAATATAATAATGAAAAAAGAATATTGGTAAATAGCATCAAAGCTAAATCTTTTGCGGATTATCCACAAATGTCAGCAAAAGAAATAACAGATGAATTACTGAAATATATTAAAGATGTAGATT
It contains:
- the gpmI gene encoding 2,3-bisphosphoglycerate-independent phosphoglycerate mutase → MKKKIILTIIDGLGIRKETQGNAFALSNHPTFDILLNEYPNSILEASGKFVGLPDNQIGNSEVGHLNIGAGRIVYTGLSLINQEIKNNTFQKNKALNLIIEDAIEKEKTLHLLGLLSDGGVHSYDKHLFEIIKLANFRGLKKVSIHIFGDGRDVKPQSIKKSLNELEKLTKKFEYTISSISGRYYAMDRDQVFERNELAFEAILGKSKNIFKDINEYVDNQYNEKIYDEFFIPAQYENGLFLKENDNVLFFNFRPDRARQLSHLILNSNLYEYKPKNKIKINLFCSLMKYEGIKSLIAFEEMKIENPLGKVLENNKIKQLRLAETQKYAHVTFFMDGGIDIEYNNEKRILVNSIKAKSFADYPQMSAKEITDELLKYIKDVDFVIMNYANPDMVGHTGNLKATIKAIEFLDSQFKRILEYIQNNDNVVWFITADHGNAELTEDENNKPTTKHTTNPVMFICSDKTILLKNGSLCDVAPTILKYLKINVPKEMTGKNLIK